A DNA window from Brassica napus cultivar Da-Ae chromosome A4, Da-Ae, whole genome shotgun sequence contains the following coding sequences:
- the LOC106445522 gene encoding LOW QUALITY PROTEIN: reticulon-like protein B12 (The sequence of the model RefSeq protein was modified relative to this genomic sequence to represent the inferred CDS: inserted 1 base in 1 codon; deleted 1 base in 1 codon; substituted 2 bases at 2 genomic stop codons), whose protein sequence is MGSSLEKLFNRXRTVHESLGGGNVSDVMLWRKKNMSVGIVTVTIGSWMVFETFSYTILTXSSVLLLLLSSLFLWSKSASILNRPSPPPFPEFHITEAMAKEASKLLRIHLNKLFQVSHDIAMGRDSELFIKVAISLFLISFIGSLMDFQTLCHTGVXWLLTVPTFYERYEVYIDISLLLIYNRAKELYLRFQIWAHPENEKLS, encoded by the exons ATGGGTTCTTCTTTGGAAAAGTTGTTCAACAGATAGAGGACT GTACATGAGAGTCTGGGAGGTGGCAATG TTTCAGATGTGATGCTGTGGAGGAAGAAGAATATGAGTGTTGGTATAGTGACAGTAACAATAGGATCATGGATGGTGTTTGAGACATTTTCTTACACCATCCTCA CTTCAAGTGTTCTTCTCCTCTTGCTCTCTAGTCTCTTCCTCTGGTCCAAATCTGCATCTATCCTCAACAG GCCATCACCGCCACCATTTCCGGAGTTTCATATAACTGAAGCAATGGCTAAAGAAGCGTCCAAGTTGTTACGCATCCATTTGAATAAACTGTTTCAAGTCTCGCATGACATTGCAATGGGAAGAGACTCAGAGTTGTTTATCAAAGTAGCCATCTCTCTGTTTCTCATCTCATTCATCGGAAGCCTCATGGATTTTCAAACACTTTGCCATACCG GGGTTTAGTGGTTATTGACAGTTCCTACTTTCTATGAGAGATACGAGGTTTACATAGATATATCACTATTGCTCATCTACAACAGAGCTAAAGAGCTTTACCTTAGGTTCCAGATATGGGCTCATCCGGAAAATGAGAAACTAAGCTGA
- the LOC106445520 gene encoding mitochondrial uncoupling protein 1, with protein sequence MVTADSKPDLTLPKTFACSAFAACVGEVCTIPLDTAKVRLQLQKSAIAGDVTLPKYRGLLGTVGTIAREEGLRSLWKGIVPGLHRQCLCGGLRIGMYEPVKNLYVGKDHVGDVPLSKKILAGLTTGALGIIVANPTDLVKVRLQAEGKLAAGVPKRYTGALNAYSTIVRQEGVRALWTGLGPNVARNAIINAAELASYDQVKQTILKIPGFTDNVVTHILSGLGAGFFAVCIGSPVDVVKSRMMGDSAYKNTIDCFVKTLQSDGPMAFYKGFIPNFGRLGSWNVIMFLTLEQAKKYVRELESSKK encoded by the exons ATGGTAACTGCTGATAGCAAACCCGACCTTACGTTGCCCAAAACTTTCGCCTGCAGTGCCTTCGCTGCCTGCGTCGGCGAG GTATGTACGATTCCGTTGGACACTGCCAAAGTTAGGCTTCAACTCCAAAAGTCTGCCATAGCTGGAGATGTTACGCTGCCTAAATACCGTGGACTGTTGGGAACTGTTGGTACCATTGCAAGGGAGGAAGGCCTTCGTTCACTATGGAAAGGTATTGTACCGGGACTGCATCGTCAGTGCCTCTGTGGAGGTCTAAGAATCGGAATGTATGAGCCG GTAAAAAACTTGTACGTAGGGAAAGACCATGTAGGTGATGTTCCGTTGAGCAAGAAAATCCTTGCTGGTTTGACAACAG GCGCTTTGGGTATCATAGTAGCGAATCCCACTGATCTTGTGAAAGTTAGACTTCAGGCTGAAGGAAAACTAGCGGCAGGTGTTCCAAAACGGTACACTGGAGCGCTGAATGCGTATTCAACAATTGTGAGACAG GAAGGAGTCCGAGCTCTTTGGACTGGTCTTGGACCTAATGTTGCACGAAACGCTATCATCAACGCTGCTGAATTAGCGAGTTACGATCAAGTGAAACAG aCAATCTTGAAGATTCCTGGTTTCACTGATAACGTTGTCACACATATTCTATCTGGACTGGGAGCAGGGTTCTTTGCTGTATGCATCGGTTCCCCTGTTGACGTG GTGAAATCAAGAATGATGGGTGATTCTGCTTACAAAAACACTATAGACTGCTTCGTCAAAACACTACAGAGCGAC GGTCCTATGGCATTTTACAAAGGCTTCATCCCCAACTTTGGACGCCTTGGCTCATGGAACGTCATCATGTTTTTGACACTTGAACAG GCAAAGAAGTATGTCCGGGAACTAGAATCGtccaaaaaataa
- the LOC106445523 gene encoding fructose-1,6-bisphosphatase, chloroplastic, with amino-acid sequence MAATAGTASSSHLLLSSSRHVAASPQPRILFPSLSGKRVAVGKNHHATGVRCMAVAADATAETKPAAKKKSGYELQTLTSWLLRQEMKGEIDTELTIVMSSIAMACKQIASLVQRAGISNLTGVQGAVNIQGEDQKKLDVVSNEVFSNCLRSSGRTGIIASEEEDVPVAVEESYSGNYVVVFDPLDGSSNIDAAVSTGSIFGIYSPNDECLPDNSDDTSALGSEEERCIVNVCQPGNNLLAAGYCMYSSSVIFVLTLGKGVFAFTLDPMYGEFVLTQENIEIPKAGKIYSFNEGNYQMWDENLKKYIDDLKDPGPSGKPYSARYIGSLVGDFHRTLLYGGIYGYPRDAKSKNGKLRLLYECAPMSFIVEQAGGKGSDGHQRVLDIQPTEIHQRVPLYIGSKEEVEKLEKYLA; translated from the exons ATGGCAGCTACCGCCGGAACAGCATCATcgtctcatcttcttctctcaaGCTCTCGCCATGTGGCGGCCTCACCTCAGCCACGAATCCTTTTCCCATCTCTGAGCGGGAAACGAGTAGCAGTTGGGAAAAACCATCATGCTACTGGAGTGAGGTGTATGGCGGTTGCGGCGGATGCTACGGCGGAGACTAAACcggctgcaaagaagaagagtGGGTATGAGCTTCAGACACTCACGAGCTGGTTGCTGAGACAGGAGATGAAAGGGGAGATAGATACAGAGCTGACGATAGTTATGTCGAGCATAGCGATGGCATGTAAGCAGATCGCTTCGCTAGTTCAGCGCGCCGGAATCTCTAATCTGACTGGCGTTCAAGGAGCTGTTAACATTCAGGGAGAGGATCAGAAGAAGCTTGACGTCGTCTCTAATGAG GTGTTTTCGAACTGTTTGAGATCAAGTGGAAGAACGGGAATCATAGCGTCTGAGGAAGAGGATGTGCCAGTGGCTGTGGAGGAAAGTTACTCCGGCAACTACGTTGTCGTGTTTGACCCTCTTGACGGCTCCTCTAACATTGACGCCGCTGTCTCTACCGGTTCTATCTTTGGTATCTACAGCCCCAATGACGAGTGTCTACCCGACAACTCCGACGACACCTCTGCT CTTGGGTCAGAAGAAGAAAGGTGTATAGTAAACGTGTGCCAGCCAGGGAACAACTTGCTAGCAGCTGGCTACTGTATGTACTCAAGCTCAGTCATCTTCGTTCTTACTTTAGGCAAAGGCGTTTTTGCCTTCACACTCGACCCAATGTATGGAGAGTTCGTCCTCACGCAAGAGAACATTGAGATTCCGAAAGCCGGGAAAATCTACTCTTTCAACGAAGGGAACTACCAGATGTGGGACGAGAATCTGAAGAAGTACATTGATGATCTCAAGGATCCTGGTCCAAGTGGGAAGCCTTACTCAGCAAGGTACATTGGAAGTTTGGTCGGTGATTTTCATAGGACTTTATTGTACGGTGGGATTTACGGGTACCCTCGTGACGCCAAGAGCAAAAACGGCAAGCTTAGGCTTTTGTATGAGTGTGCACCTATGAGTTTCATCGTTGAACAAGCCGGAGGTAAAGGATCAGATGGACACCAGAGAGTCCTAGATATCCAACCGACCGAG ATACATCAGAGGGTTCCACTCTACATTGGAAGcaaagaagaagtggagaagctgGAGAAGTACTTGGCTTGA
- the BNAA04G04360D gene encoding uncharacterized protein BNAA04G04360D: MSYSSLKLPIFLILSSLLHAALGEDIICENLPTNMCAFSISASGKRCLLETANVAGEYTCRTSAVEVEGIVNHVESDECVAACGVDRKTVGISSDAMMEAGFAAKLCSPACLDYCPNILDLYFNLAAGEGAFLPDLCDAQRTNPHRSMLEMLSSGGAAPGPVSETAPGPVSDSSSPALAPAAM; encoded by the exons ATGTCTTATTCTTCCCTCAAATTGCCAATCTTTCTCATTCTCTCATCTCTTCTCCATGCTGCTTTAG GAGAAGACATCATATGCGAGAATCTGCCCACAAATATGTGCGCGTTCTCGATATCGGCCTCCGGGAAAAGATGTTTATTGGAGACAGCTAACGTCGCCGGAGAATACACTTGCCGGACTTCCGCGGTGGAGGTTGAAGGAATCGTAAACCACGTGGAGAGCGATGAGTGTGTAGCCGCTTGTGGTGTTGATCGGAAAACCGTAGGGATCTCCTCGGACGCAATGATGGAGGCAGGGTTCGCCGCTAAGCTTTGCTCTCCGGCTTGTTTGGATTATTGCCCTAATATCCTTGATCTTTATTTCAATCTTGCCGCCGGTGAAG GTGCATTTTTACCTGATCTGTGTGATGCTCAACGGACAAATCCCCACCGTTCGATGTTGGAAATGCTCAGTTCCGGCGGTGCGGCTCCTGGACCAGTTTCCGAGACTGCTCCAGGCCCTGTCTCCGACTCCTCATCCCCTGCTCTAGCTCCGGCTGCTATGtaa
- the BNAA04G04370D gene encoding uncharacterized protein BNAA04G04370D gives MSYSSLKLPIFLILSSLLHAALGEEIICENLPTSMCAFSISASGKRCLLETANVAGEYTCRTSAVEVEGIVNHVESDECVAACGVDRKTVGISSDAMMEPGFAAKLCSPACLDYCPNILDLYFNLAAGEGAFLPDLCDAQRTNPHRSMMEMFSSGGAPEPASETAPGPVSDSSAPALAPAAM, from the exons atGTCTTATTCTTCCCTCAAATTGCCAATCTTTCTCATTCTCTCATCTCTTCTCCATGCCGCTTTAG ggGAAGAAATCATTTGCGAGAATCTGCCCACTAGTATGTGCGCGTTCTCGATATCGGCTTCCGGGAAAAGATGTTTATTAGAGACAGCTAACGTCGCCGGAGAATACACTTGCCGGACTTCCGCGGTGGAGGTTGAAGGAATTGTAAACCACGTGGAGAGCGATGAGTGTGTAGCCGCTTGTGGTGTTGATCGGAAAACCGTAGGGATCTCCTCGGACGCAATGATGGAGCCAGGCTTCGCCGCTAAGCTTTGCTCTCCGGCTTGTTTGGATTATTGCCCTAACATTCTTGATCTTTATTTCAATCTCGCTGCCGGTGAAG GTGCATTTTTACCTGATCTGTGTGATGCTCAACGGACAAATCCACACCGTTCGATGATGGAAATGTTCAGTTCCGGCGGGGCTCCTGAGCCTGCTTCTGAGACTGCTCCAGGCCCTGTCTCCGACTCCTCAGCCCCTGCTCTAGCTCCGGCTGCTATGTAA